Proteins from one Hydrogenophaga sp. SL48 genomic window:
- a CDS encoding proteasome-type protease encodes MTYCVAVKLNAGLVFLSDSRTNAGLDQISTFRKMIVYEMPGERFMCLLSAGNLSISQSIREILQVEQILDHEGGDPITIWNAKSMFDATRVLGAAVRHVYERDGESLQRAGVDFNVSMIFGGQIRGEGMRLFQVYSAGNFIEATAETPFFQVGESKYGKPVLDRVITPDTPLDEAAKCVLVSMDSTLKSNLSVGLPLDMVVYEANQLQSDKITCIDENNPYFRMVHSTWGQKLREVFDSIEDPTWDGAHTEVPLICNTGRNQPLKKISNAKEKLI; translated from the coding sequence ATGACCTACTGCGTCGCCGTCAAACTCAATGCCGGGCTGGTTTTCCTGTCCGACTCGCGCACCAACGCGGGCCTGGACCAGATCAGCACCTTCCGCAAGATGATCGTCTACGAGATGCCGGGCGAGCGCTTCATGTGCCTGCTCTCGGCCGGCAACCTGTCCATTTCGCAGTCGATCCGCGAAATCCTGCAGGTCGAGCAGATCCTGGACCATGAAGGTGGCGACCCGATCACGATCTGGAACGCCAAGAGCATGTTCGACGCCACGCGGGTGCTGGGTGCGGCGGTGCGCCATGTGTACGAACGCGACGGTGAATCGCTCCAGCGCGCGGGGGTGGACTTCAATGTGTCCATGATCTTCGGTGGCCAGATCCGGGGCGAGGGCATGCGCCTGTTCCAGGTCTATTCGGCGGGCAATTTCATCGAAGCCACGGCCGAGACGCCGTTCTTCCAGGTCGGCGAATCCAAGTACGGCAAGCCGGTGCTGGACCGCGTGATCACCCCCGACACCCCGCTGGACGAAGCGGCCAAGTGCGTGCTGGTGTCCATGGACTCCACGCTCAAGTCCAACCTCTCGGTCGGCCTGCCGCTGGACATGGTGGTCTATGAGGCCAACCAGCTGCAGAGCGACAAGATCACCTGCATCGACGAAAACAACCCCTATTTCCGCATGGTCCACAGCACCTGGGGTCAGAAGCTGCGCGAGGTGTTCGACAGCATCGAAGACCCGACCTGGGATGGCGCCCACACCGAGGTGCCGCTGATCTGCAACACGGGGCGCAATCAGCCGCTCAAGAAAATTTCGAACGCAAAAGAAAAGCTGATCTGA
- a CDS encoding alpha/beta fold hydrolase, with protein sequence MSLIVFSHANSFPASTYAVLFKSLRARGYSVRALEKFGHDPAYPVTSNWPHLVQQLADFAAPEIETHGQGAWLVGHSLGGFLSIMCAARHPQLGGHAVKGVLLIDSPVLGGWRARALELAKRTQLVGSISPGKISRQRRNTWPDAHAAHEHFARKKAFACWDPQVLRDYITHGTHDEATAQGLRRVLGFHREVETAIYNTLPHNLDRLLRRHPLTCPVAFLGGTESLEMKQVGMAMTHRLVGPHPERLQLLPGSHLFPMEHPQDTATAIDRCLRAMKT encoded by the coding sequence ATGTCCCTTATTGTTTTTTCTCACGCCAACAGCTTCCCGGCCAGCACCTACGCCGTGCTGTTCAAGTCGCTGCGCGCGCGCGGCTATTCGGTGCGGGCGCTGGAGAAGTTCGGTCACGACCCGGCCTACCCGGTCACCAGCAACTGGCCCCACCTGGTGCAGCAGCTGGCCGACTTTGCGGCCCCGGAAATCGAGACGCACGGTCAGGGCGCCTGGCTGGTGGGCCATTCGCTGGGTGGTTTCCTCAGCATCATGTGCGCCGCGCGCCACCCGCAGCTCGGCGGGCATGCGGTCAAAGGCGTGCTGCTGATCGATTCGCCGGTGCTCGGCGGCTGGCGCGCGCGGGCCCTGGAGCTGGCCAAGCGCACGCAGCTGGTGGGCTCCATCTCGCCCGGCAAAATCAGCCGTCAGCGCCGCAACACCTGGCCAGACGCCCACGCCGCGCACGAGCATTTCGCGCGGAAAAAGGCCTTTGCCTGCTGGGACCCGCAGGTGCTGCGCGACTACATCACGCACGGCACCCACGACGAGGCCACCGCACAGGGCTTGCGTCGCGTGCTCGGGTTCCACCGCGAGGTGGAAACCGCGATCTACAACACCCTGCCCCACAACCTCGACCGCCTGCTGCGGCGCCACCCGCTGACCTGCCCGGTGGCCTTCCTCGGTGGCACCGAGTCGCTGGAAATGAAACAGGTCGGCATGGCCATGACGCACCGCCTGGTGGGCCCACATCCCGAGCGCCTGCAACTGCTGCCGGGCAGCCACCTGTTCCCCATGGAACACCCGCAGGACACCGCGACCGCCATCGACCGGTGCCTGCGCGCCATGAAAACCTAA
- a CDS encoding PAS domain S-box protein translates to MASHPTAPATPVPTAPHSDPKWLPHGRGPWRRYGMAIMLTLLAIWLRTALAPADSGGRFITASLAVALSALYGGFGAGLLSTVIGMVLVNFFMVEPYLSMAIKDPVEAFWLNAWHLINQLVVIGSIWMMQTQYRRLREAHQEAKLSQQRFLDTFEHAAAGISHVALDGRLTRVNQTFCQLVGYTEEELLRLDFQTITHEDDIAPDKALQLQTLSGQRTSFSMEKRYIHKDGHTVWAQLTVALMRQPDGRPDYFISVVQDISGVKATEAALRTSERLMRQAQTLAGFASWEADVTNLKFHAVGGSHLRLGLPSAVFTGQQLMALLHPDDQARFWSEWVLALKGHREYNASYRALIDGQDRWFSVRAEFERDADGRAVRAFGVTQDITQRTLAELEVQRLNASLEQRIQERTRELKGAYDDLESYSYAVAHDLRSPLRIINGFAQALLEDHPSLGGASGGHLQRIMGASKKMGELIDGLLKLSQYARGEVQRVPVNLSGVATRQLEELAAADPGRQVHWTVEPDLQLQADPALIEALMQNLLHNAWKYTAEAADAHIRVFSQDADGLRHYCVSDNGAGFDMSRAGKLFQPFQRLHPPHEFAGLGIGLATARRIVQRHGGSMRAEGTPGQGATFCFTLPDGVE, encoded by the coding sequence ATGGCATCCCACCCGACCGCTCCCGCCACCCCGGTCCCAACGGCCCCGCACAGCGATCCGAAGTGGTTGCCGCATGGGCGCGGCCCCTGGCGGCGCTACGGCATGGCGATCATGCTGACCCTGCTGGCCATCTGGCTGCGCACCGCCCTGGCGCCGGCCGACTCGGGCGGCCGTTTCATCACGGCGTCGCTGGCGGTGGCGCTGTCCGCACTCTATGGCGGCTTCGGCGCCGGGCTGCTCAGCACCGTGATCGGCATGGTGCTGGTCAACTTCTTCATGGTCGAGCCCTACCTGTCGATGGCCATCAAGGACCCGGTCGAGGCCTTCTGGCTCAATGCCTGGCACCTGATCAACCAGCTCGTGGTGATCGGTTCGATCTGGATGATGCAGACGCAATACCGGCGGCTGCGCGAGGCGCATCAGGAGGCGAAGCTCAGCCAGCAACGCTTTCTGGACACCTTCGAGCACGCCGCAGCGGGCATCTCGCATGTGGCGCTGGACGGCCGGTTGACGCGGGTGAACCAGACCTTCTGCCAGCTGGTGGGCTACACGGAAGAGGAGCTGCTGCGGCTGGATTTTCAGACCATCACCCACGAGGACGACATCGCCCCGGACAAGGCGCTGCAGCTGCAGACGCTCAGCGGCCAGCGCACCAGCTTCTCGATGGAGAAACGCTACATCCACAAGGACGGTCACACCGTGTGGGCCCAGCTCACGGTCGCGCTGATGCGGCAACCGGACGGCCGCCCGGACTACTTCATCTCGGTGGTGCAGGACATCTCCGGCGTGAAGGCCACCGAAGCGGCCCTGCGCACCAGCGAACGCCTGATGCGGCAGGCGCAGACCCTGGCCGGGTTTGCCAGCTGGGAGGCCGACGTCACGAACCTGAAGTTCCATGCGGTGGGTGGCTCTCACCTGCGGCTGGGTCTGCCCAGCGCCGTGTTCACCGGGCAGCAGCTGATGGCCCTGCTGCACCCGGACGACCAGGCGCGCTTCTGGAGCGAGTGGGTGCTCGCGCTGAAGGGGCATCGTGAATACAACGCGTCGTACCGCGCGCTGATCGACGGGCAGGACCGCTGGTTCAGCGTGCGCGCCGAGTTCGAGCGCGACGCAGACGGCCGGGCCGTGCGCGCCTTCGGGGTCACGCAGGACATCACCCAGCGGACCCTGGCCGAGCTGGAGGTCCAGCGCCTCAACGCCTCGCTCGAACAGCGCATCCAGGAGCGCACCCGCGAACTCAAAGGCGCCTACGACGACCTGGAAAGCTATTCCTACGCCGTGGCCCACGACCTGCGTTCCCCGCTGCGCATCATCAACGGCTTCGCCCAGGCCCTGCTGGAGGACCACCCGTCGCTGGGCGGCGCGAGTGGCGGCCACCTGCAACGGATCATGGGCGCGAGCAAGAAGATGGGTGAACTGATCGACGGCCTGCTCAAGCTGTCGCAGTACGCGCGTGGCGAGGTGCAGCGGGTTCCGGTCAACCTGAGCGGCGTCGCCACGCGGCAGCTGGAAGAGCTGGCCGCCGCCGACCCCGGGCGCCAGGTTCACTGGACGGTCGAACCCGACCTCCAGCTTCAGGCCGATCCGGCGCTCATCGAAGCCCTCATGCAGAACCTGCTGCACAACGCCTGGAAGTACACGGCGGAGGCAGCCGATGCGCACATCCGCGTGTTCTCGCAGGACGCGGACGGGTTGCGGCACTACTGTGTGAGCGACAACGGCGCGGGCTTTGACATGTCGCGCGCGGGCAAGCTGTTCCAGCCCTTCCAGCGTCTGCACCCACCACACGAGTTCGCGGGCCTGGGCATCGGTCTGGCCACGGCGCGCCGCATCGTGCAGCGGCACGGCGGCAGCATGCGCGCCGAAGGCACCCCCGGACAAGGCGCCACCTTCTGCTTCACGCTGCCCGACGGCGTTGAATAG
- a CDS encoding undecaprenyl-diphosphate phosphatase codes for MDVVLLIKAAIMGVVEGLTEFLPISSTGHLILAGSLLGFHDERAKVFEIAIQTGAIFAVIIVYWQRLRATLLGLASQPTAQRFTLNVVIGCLPAVVLGLLLGKAIKAHLFTPTVVATAFILGAFVILWAERRQQASVRVHDLDDMTPMDALKVGLAQCFGLIPGTSRSGSTIIGGMLFGLSRKVATDFSFFLGIPILIGAGAYSLYKARDMLSMADLPLFAVGLLFAFLSAWVCIRWLLRYVASHSFVPFAWYRIAFGALILLTAHFGWVDWKA; via the coding sequence ATGGACGTTGTGTTGTTGATCAAGGCCGCCATCATGGGTGTGGTGGAGGGGCTGACCGAGTTTTTGCCGATCTCGTCCACGGGCCACCTGATCCTGGCCGGGAGCCTGCTGGGTTTTCACGACGAGCGGGCGAAGGTGTTCGAGATCGCGATCCAGACCGGCGCGATCTTCGCGGTGATCATCGTGTACTGGCAGCGCCTGCGCGCCACGCTGCTGGGCCTGGCCTCGCAGCCCACGGCGCAGCGCTTCACGCTCAACGTGGTCATCGGCTGCCTGCCCGCCGTGGTGCTGGGCCTGTTGCTCGGCAAAGCGATCAAGGCGCACCTGTTCACGCCGACGGTGGTGGCCACGGCGTTCATCCTGGGGGCGTTCGTCATCCTCTGGGCCGAGCGGCGCCAGCAGGCCAGCGTGCGCGTGCACGACCTGGACGACATGACCCCGATGGACGCGCTGAAGGTGGGACTGGCGCAGTGTTTCGGCCTGATTCCGGGCACCAGCCGCTCGGGCTCCACCATCATCGGCGGCATGCTGTTCGGCCTGTCGCGCAAGGTGGCGACCGACTTCAGCTTCTTCCTGGGCATCCCGATCCTCATCGGGGCCGGCGCCTACAGCCTCTACAAGGCGCGCGACATGCTCTCCATGGCCGATCTGCCGCTGTTTGCGGTGGGCCTGCTGTTCGCGTTTCTCAGCGCCTGGGTCTGCATCCGCTGGTTGCTGCGCTACGTGGCCAGCCACAGCTTCGTGCCGTTCGCCTGGTACCGCATCGCCTTCGGTGCGCTGATCCTGCTGACCGCCCACTTCGGCTGGGTGGACTGGAAAGCTTGA
- a CDS encoding DUF1439 domain-containing protein yields MHTVNTARRAWAAGAFFLIALTGCGVMQPGPRQIDVSEAQLQSRIASQFPVRQRQLGLFDVTLEQPRLRLLPEENRVVTEMTYALGVALTGVAPVKGQLELSYGLRYEPSDSTVRLHQVRVERLGVDGLSAAQAAQVKKIGGLMAEDLLKEAVVHRVKPEDLQSLSGRGYKPGVLKVVPGGLRLQLDPLDMK; encoded by the coding sequence ATGCACACCGTGAACACCGCTCGCCGGGCCTGGGCCGCCGGCGCCTTTTTTCTCATCGCGCTGACCGGCTGTGGCGTGATGCAGCCCGGGCCGCGCCAGATCGACGTGTCCGAGGCCCAGTTGCAGAGCCGCATCGCCAGCCAGTTCCCCGTCAGACAGCGCCAGCTCGGGCTGTTCGACGTGACGCTGGAGCAGCCGCGCCTGCGCCTGCTGCCCGAAGAAAACCGGGTGGTGACCGAGATGACCTACGCCCTGGGCGTGGCGCTGACCGGGGTGGCACCGGTGAAAGGCCAGCTGGAGCTGAGCTACGGCCTGCGCTACGAGCCCAGCGACAGCACCGTGCGCCTGCACCAGGTGCGGGTCGAGCGCCTGGGGGTGGACGGCCTGTCGGCCGCGCAGGCGGCCCAGGTCAAGAAGATCGGCGGGTTGATGGCCGAAGACTTGCTTAAGGAAGCGGTGGTCCACCGCGTGAAGCCCGAAGACCTGCAGTCGCTGTCGGGTCGCGGCTACAAGCCGGGTGTGCTGAAGGTGGTGCCGGGTGGGCTGCGCTTGCAACTCGATCCTCTGGACATGAAGTGA
- a CDS encoding DUF6622 family protein, translating to MLIQLLLQQPAAALSIVQRTPVWVWGLFAGLVLLGLIQLRQREIGWRRAALPSLGLALFSAVSLGADLSASPSAGLALAVWLLAASAMLVVGSLRAPRAGTRYDATTGRFQLPGSVVPLLTILSIFLVKYGVGVELAMQPGLRHDARFALGLAATYGAFSGLFAARPLTLWRLAQARTTA from the coding sequence ATGCTGATCCAACTGCTGCTCCAGCAGCCCGCCGCCGCCCTGAGCATCGTGCAGCGCACGCCGGTGTGGGTCTGGGGCTTGTTCGCCGGTCTGGTGCTGCTCGGCCTGATCCAGCTGCGCCAGCGCGAGATCGGCTGGCGCCGCGCCGCGCTGCCTTCGCTGGGCCTGGCGTTGTTTTCGGCGGTCAGCCTCGGCGCCGATCTGTCGGCCAGCCCCTCGGCGGGCCTGGCGCTCGCGGTGTGGCTGCTGGCCGCCAGCGCCATGCTGGTCGTCGGTTCGCTGCGGGCCCCCCGCGCCGGCACCCGCTACGACGCCACCACCGGGCGCTTTCAGCTGCCGGGCAGCGTGGTTCCCCTGCTCACCATCCTCTCGATCTTCCTCGTGAAGTACGGCGTGGGCGTGGAGCTGGCCATGCAGCCGGGGCTGCGCCACGACGCGAGGTTCGCCCTCGGCCTGGCCGCCACCTACGGCGCATTCAGCGGCCTGTTCGCCGCCCGCCCGCTCACCCTCTGGCGCCTCGCCCAGGCCCGCACCACCGCCTGA
- a CDS encoding 2TM domain-containing protein, with translation MNAIPATLSLSPELERLAQKRAGARLGWVTHATVYVIVIGGLALLGAHQGRFWPIAPALGWGLGLLMHGLRVFAIGKGSALREHLVQKERERLLATAAHR, from the coding sequence ATGAACGCCATCCCCGCCACCCTCTCTCTGTCCCCCGAGCTGGAACGCCTCGCCCAGAAACGCGCTGGCGCGCGGCTGGGCTGGGTCACCCACGCCACCGTCTACGTCATCGTGATCGGCGGCCTGGCCCTGCTGGGCGCCCACCAAGGCCGCTTCTGGCCCATCGCACCCGCGCTGGGCTGGGGCCTGGGCCTGCTGATGCACGGCCTGCGCGTGTTCGCCATCGGCAAAGGCTCGGCCCTGCGCGAACATCTGGTGCAGAAGGAGCGCGAGCGCCTGCTGGCCACGGCCGCCCACCGCTGA
- a CDS encoding alpha/beta hydrolase family protein, translating into MSPHRLRSPRRALQALIATLPLAAAGLAQAQVGMSEWRVGALPVTLVYPTQAGSRTQSFGAFTIDVARNAAPLNQRQRLIVISHGTGGSAIADHALAATLARAGFVVAQPLHAGDNYKDTRDAGPVAFERRPREVSQVIDALAKDPLWSARLDLSRVGVHGMSAGGVTGIALAGGQWRTINLARHCNAHAKDDASFCYQGAKDGAARAERQANHDRARYVPDFFLPADLTTPRGGRTPTPDNADPRPDPRVASITLAVPLAAIFSPESLARIRVPVGVVSAQRDEVLVPRFHSAHLLANCRHCTLLADLPGAGHFDLLWPWPESVAREVAALQVRGGLPVPGFDARQRETAHAKIASFHRQHLRD; encoded by the coding sequence ATGAGCCCCCACCGCCTGCGCTCGCCCCGCCGGGCCCTGCAAGCCCTCATCGCCACGCTGCCCCTGGCCGCCGCCGGCCTTGCGCAGGCGCAGGTGGGCATGAGCGAGTGGCGCGTCGGCGCCCTGCCCGTGACGCTGGTCTACCCGACGCAGGCTGGGTCAAGGACCCAATCCTTCGGTGCTTTCACCATCGACGTCGCGCGCAACGCGGCGCCGCTGAACCAGCGCCAGCGGCTCATCGTCATCTCTCACGGCACGGGCGGCAGCGCCATCGCCGACCACGCACTCGCCGCCACGCTGGCGCGCGCGGGTTTCGTGGTGGCGCAACCCCTGCACGCGGGCGACAACTACAAAGACACGCGCGATGCCGGCCCCGTGGCGTTCGAGCGCCGCCCGCGCGAAGTGAGCCAGGTGATCGACGCGCTGGCGAAAGACCCGCTGTGGTCCGCGCGGCTCGACCTCTCGCGCGTCGGTGTGCACGGCATGTCGGCCGGTGGCGTGACCGGCATTGCGCTGGCCGGGGGCCAGTGGCGCACGATCAACCTCGCGCGCCACTGCAACGCGCATGCAAAAGACGACGCTTCCTTCTGCTATCAGGGCGCGAAGGACGGCGCGGCGCGCGCCGAGCGTCAGGCAAATCACGACCGGGCCCGCTACGTGCCCGATTTTTTCCTGCCCGCCGACCTGACCACCCCGCGCGGCGGACGCACCCCCACGCCGGACAACGCCGATCCCCGGCCCGACCCGCGCGTCGCGTCCATCACGCTCGCCGTCCCGCTGGCCGCCATCTTCAGCCCCGAGAGCCTGGCGCGCATCCGCGTGCCGGTGGGTGTGGTGAGCGCCCAGCGCGACGAGGTTCTGGTTCCGCGTTTCCACTCGGCGCACCTGCTGGCGAACTGCAGACACTGCACGCTGCTGGCCGACCTGCCCGGCGCGGGCCACTTCGACTTGTTGTGGCCCTGGCCGGAATCGGTGGCCCGCGAGGTGGCGGCCCTGCAGGTGCGCGGCGGCCTACCGGTGCCCGGCTTCGATGCGCGCCAGCGCGAAACGGCCCATGCAAAAATCGCCAGCTTCCACCGCCAGCACCTGAGAGACTGA
- a CDS encoding sensor histidine kinase — protein sequence MTRSASDLLLRWLPPVTRAGVVRRGLVVWGVAPLIALFLWISSPQSHQLDRSLVYTFAISTSIWLLCDPVRIALHRWLRINPPHYWAWSARTLVYMPVCMLLGYAAGTAVGDAYAGHSTWELFRLSPQRFWGFWLSSLGVSFAFLFYFQQRERALDMHKQATEARLKLLETQLEPHMLFNTLANLRALIATDPPRAIHMLDRLNDYLRATLKASRTDAVSGGHTLADEFARLGDYLELMAVRMGPRLAFSLQLPDGLQRHPLPPLLLQPLVENAIRHGLEPKLDGGSITVTARREGSNGLLIEVRDTGVGMNTDAPAQVNGRDNASGFGLAQVRERVASLPRGLGRVELTSQVGEGTTVRLHLPLTLRQEEAA from the coding sequence ATGACCCGATCCGCCTCCGACCTGCTCCTGCGCTGGCTGCCTCCGGTCACCCGCGCCGGTGTGGTGCGCCGCGGGCTGGTGGTCTGGGGCGTGGCGCCGCTGATCGCCCTCTTCCTCTGGATATCGAGCCCTCAGTCGCACCAGCTCGACCGTTCGCTGGTGTACACCTTTGCCATCAGCACCTCGATCTGGTTGCTCTGCGACCCGGTGCGCATCGCCCTGCATCGCTGGCTGCGCATCAACCCTCCGCACTACTGGGCCTGGTCGGCCCGCACCCTGGTGTACATGCCGGTGTGCATGCTGCTGGGCTACGCGGCGGGCACGGCGGTGGGTGACGCCTACGCCGGCCATTCCACCTGGGAGCTTTTCAGGCTCTCGCCTCAGCGCTTCTGGGGTTTCTGGCTGTCTTCGCTGGGCGTGAGCTTCGCCTTCCTCTTCTATTTCCAGCAACGCGAGCGCGCGCTGGACATGCACAAGCAGGCCACCGAGGCGCGGCTCAAGCTGCTGGAAACACAGCTGGAACCGCACATGCTGTTCAACACGCTGGCCAACCTGCGCGCACTGATCGCCACCGACCCGCCGCGCGCGATCCACATGCTCGACCGGCTCAACGACTACCTGCGTGCCACGCTCAAGGCCTCGCGCACCGACGCGGTGAGCGGCGGCCACACGCTGGCCGACGAGTTCGCCCGCCTGGGCGACTACCTGGAGCTGATGGCCGTGCGCATGGGGCCGCGCCTGGCCTTTTCGCTGCAACTGCCCGACGGCCTGCAACGCCATCCGCTGCCGCCGCTGTTGCTGCAGCCGCTGGTGGAGAACGCGATCCGCCACGGGCTGGAGCCCAAGCTCGACGGCGGCAGCATCACGGTGACCGCGCGGCGCGAAGGGTCGAACGGGCTGCTGATCGAGGTGCGGGACACCGGCGTCGGCATGAACACCGACGCGCCGGCGCAGGTCAACGGCCGTGACAACGCCAGCGGCTTCGGTCTCGCGCAGGTGCGCGAGCGTGTGGCCAGCCTGCCGCGGGGCTTGGGGCGTGTCGAACTGACCAGCCAGGTCGGCGAGGGTACGACCGTCCGCCTGCACCTGCCGCTGACCCTGCGCCAAGAGGAAGCCGCATGA
- a CDS encoding LytR/AlgR family response regulator transcription factor produces the protein MNATALIAEDEPLLAAALQAELAAAWPELRVIATVGNGAAAVAQGLALRPDVLFLDIRMPGQSGLEAAAELADEWPADTPFPAIVFVTAYDQYAVEAFEAQAVDYLLKPVRPERLAQTVQRLQQRLAPRPQGAAAPIDQALEQLRALLAPAAAATEPLRVIQASVGQQIRLVPIEEVLVFEAADKYVRVLTADTELLIRTPLKDLTPQLDASLFWQVHRGTVVRATAIHSVSRDEAGKLSLHLRGRTESWPVSRLYAGQFKAM, from the coding sequence ATGAACGCCACCGCCCTGATCGCCGAAGACGAACCCCTGCTCGCCGCCGCGCTGCAGGCCGAACTTGCCGCTGCCTGGCCCGAGCTGAGGGTGATCGCGACCGTGGGCAACGGCGCGGCCGCCGTGGCGCAGGGACTGGCGCTGAGGCCCGATGTGCTGTTCCTGGACATCCGCATGCCGGGGCAGAGCGGGCTGGAGGCCGCCGCCGAGCTGGCCGACGAGTGGCCCGCCGACACGCCGTTTCCCGCCATCGTGTTCGTCACCGCCTACGACCAGTACGCCGTCGAGGCTTTCGAAGCGCAGGCGGTGGACTACCTGCTCAAACCGGTGCGGCCCGAACGGCTCGCGCAAACGGTGCAGCGGCTGCAGCAGCGGCTGGCCCCCCGGCCGCAGGGGGCAGCGGCACCGATCGATCAGGCGCTGGAGCAGCTGCGCGCCCTGCTGGCACCGGCGGCCGCCGCGACCGAGCCACTGCGCGTGATCCAGGCCAGCGTGGGACAGCAGATCCGGCTGGTGCCCATTGAAGAGGTGCTGGTGTTCGAGGCCGCCGACAAGTACGTGCGCGTGCTCACCGCAGACACCGAGCTGCTGATCCGAACCCCGCTCAAAGACCTGACGCCGCAGCTCGACGCCAGCCTGTTCTGGCAGGTGCACCGCGGTACCGTGGTGCGCGCCACCGCCATCCACAGCGTCAGCCGCGACGAAGCCGGCAAGCTCAGCCTGCACCTGCGCGGGCGCACCGAGTCGTGGCCTGTGAGCCGGCTTTACGCGGGGCAGTTCAAGGCGATGTGA
- a CDS encoding GlxA family transcriptional regulator, producing the protein MPPTPALPTLRIAILAYPGCVGAEIFAVVDVLRLAGHLARALRTPPAMRLEVQVVGLRGRRVSMAGGLVLSVQAPPAAIDVLIVPGLDIDRLDDWEARLAPLQRELAFIRKTFSRGCAVAGVCVGAFLLAQAGLLDGRRATTAWLCAPQLAQRYPQVRLVQDAVLVEDGAVLTTGAVSSVFDLALLLVRRTLGAQVAAATARMALLSDGRSSQAPYVDASLRPPALPSFAQSVAQWLQTRLAEPYDLARLARAFHVSPRTLLRRVKAESGYPPLVLLQQARVEEAKRLLRETRWSLARVTEAVGYGDVPTFSRLFAARVGETPARYRRRATLTSP; encoded by the coding sequence ATGCCACCGACACCTGCACTCCCCACCCTGCGCATCGCGATCCTGGCTTACCCCGGTTGCGTGGGGGCAGAGATTTTTGCGGTGGTCGACGTGTTGCGCTTGGCGGGCCATCTGGCACGCGCGCTGCGCACTCCGCCGGCGATGAGGCTGGAAGTGCAGGTGGTGGGATTGCGGGGGCGTCGTGTGTCCATGGCGGGAGGGTTGGTGCTGTCGGTCCAGGCGCCCCCAGCGGCCATCGATGTGCTGATCGTGCCAGGGCTGGACATCGACCGGCTCGACGACTGGGAGGCGCGACTGGCACCGCTGCAGCGGGAGCTGGCCTTCATACGCAAGACCTTTTCAAGAGGCTGTGCAGTAGCGGGCGTGTGCGTGGGCGCTTTCCTGCTGGCGCAGGCGGGGCTGCTCGATGGCCGCCGGGCGACCACGGCTTGGCTGTGCGCTCCACAGTTGGCGCAGCGCTATCCGCAGGTCCGACTGGTGCAGGATGCGGTGCTGGTGGAGGACGGCGCTGTGCTCACCACCGGAGCGGTGAGCTCGGTGTTCGATCTGGCACTCCTGCTGGTGCGGCGCACACTTGGCGCCCAGGTAGCGGCGGCCACGGCCCGGATGGCCTTGCTGTCCGATGGCCGCAGCTCGCAGGCGCCTTATGTCGACGCCAGCCTGCGTCCCCCGGCCCTGCCCTCGTTTGCCCAGTCGGTGGCACAGTGGCTCCAGACGCGGCTGGCCGAACCCTACGATCTGGCGCGCTTGGCGCGAGCGTTCCACGTGAGCCCGCGCACCCTGCTGCGCCGGGTGAAGGCCGAGAGCGGGTACCCACCTTTGGTGTTGTTGCAGCAAGCCCGTGTGGAAGAAGCCAAGCGGCTGCTCAGGGAGACCCGCTGGAGCCTGGCCCGCGTCACCGAGGCGGTGGGCTACGGCGACGTTCCGACCTTCTCGCGCCTGTTCGCCGCCAGGGTGGGTGAAACCCCGGCGCGCTACCGGCGCCGGGCCACTCTCACATCGCCTTGA